Proteins encoded together in one Branchiostoma floridae strain S238N-H82 chromosome 18, Bfl_VNyyK, whole genome shotgun sequence window:
- the LOC118405750 gene encoding tRNA wybutosine-synthesizing protein 5-like isoform X1, giving the protein MLYVPPVVVVLLVSLTVPCITKSPPGHLQPLGQHQPPLGQIASLDTIPSPEDFYHNHVLPARPVVLSGAARLSPAYHRWTDRYLNDQHADAVAEVDNSKKENTESHREPMRLDAFLQQYNQSEMYLLDRLPKTMMEEVYLPPCLSCGGFTRHLHDFRLWMSSGGTKSTFHMDNMENIICMYSGRKDWFLVDREVGRYTLHHHTDGTEDLAVDVERVDMYRYPGLRTIPWWSARIERGDCLYLPHGWLHYVQSYDRNVAVNVWWTPIPAFDYSDCSAREHQAPTRLSALELRPGEQIRYVIRVYLDEYGGRLPKDMVQAQVIYDEVVITDRVFKGLDTNRDGWLTVEEVNNLQVETIERLMPNKYLEAVMTFGRCEAYNNTATGVHTFTCANTCT; this is encoded by the exons ATGCTGTACGTAcctcctgttgttgttgtacttTTGGTATCGTTAACTGTCCCTTGCATCACGAAGAGCCCACCGGGACACTTACAGCCGCTTGGACAGCACCAGCCTCCCCTAGGCCAG ATTGCATCGTTGGACACCATACCGTCCCCGGAAGACTTCTACCACAACCACGTCCTCCCGGCCCGACCAGTGGTGTTGTCGGGAGCCGCGCGGCTGTCCCCCGCCTACCATCGATGGACGGATCGGTACCTGAACGATCAGCACGCGGATGCAGTG GCTGAAGTTGATAACTCCAAAAAGGAGAACACGGAGAGTCATAGAGAACCGATGCGTTTGGATGCGTTCTTGCAGCAGTATAACCAATCAGAGATGTACTTACTGGACCGACTGCCAAAG ACCATGATGGAGGAAGTGTACCTCCCCCCGTGCCTCTCCTGTGGTGGTTTCACCCGACATCTTCACGACTTTCGCCTGTGGATGTCGAGCGGAGGCACCAAGTCCACCTTCCACATGGACAACATGGAGAACATCATCTGTATGTACAGTGGGAGGAAGGACTGGTTCCTGGTGGACAGGGAGGTGGGGAGATACACACTTCACCATCACACGGATGGCACAGAAGACCTGGCAGTTGATGTGGAAAG AGTGGACATGTACAGGTATCCAGGCCTGCGTACCATTCCCTGGTGGTCAGCACGTATCGAGCGTGGCGACTGCCTCTACCTACCGCACGGTTGGCTGCATTACGTACAGTCCTACGATAGGAACGTTGCGGTCAATGTCTGGTGGACACCCATTCCCGCCTTTGACTATTCTGATTGCTCTGCAAGAGAACACCAGGCACCTACACGGCTTAGTGCATTGGAGTTAAGGCCAGGAGAACAGATAAG GTATGTCATCAGAGTGTACCTTGATGAATATGGCGGCAGGCTGCCTAAAGACATGGTGCAGGCCCAGGTTATCTACGATGAGGTGGTCATCACAGACCGGGTGTTTAAAGGCCTGGATACCAACAGGGATGGCTGGCTGACTGTGGAAGAAGTGAACAACTTACAG GTGGAGACGATAGAACGATTGATGCCGAACAAGTATTTAGAGGCAGTTATGACATTTGGAAGATGCGAGGCCTACAACAACACTGCAACAGGAGTTCACACCTTCACATGTGCAAATACTTGTACGTAG
- the LOC118405750 gene encoding tRNA wybutosine-synthesizing protein 5-like isoform X2, with product MLYVPPVVVVLLVSLTVPCITKSPPGHLQPLGQHQPPLGQIASLDTIPSPEDFYHNHVLPARPVVLSGAARLSPAYHRWTDRYLNDQHADAVAEVDNSKKENTESHREPMRLDAFLQQYNQSEMYLLDRLPKTMMEEVYLPPCLSCGGFTRHLHDFRLWMSSGGTKSTFHMDNMENIICMYSGRKDWFLVDREVGRYTLHHHTDGTEDLAVDVERVDMYRYPGLRTIPWWSARIERGDCLYLPHGWLHYVQSYDRNVAVNVWWTPIPAFDYSDCSAREHQAPTRLSALELRPGEQIRYVIRVYLDEYGGRLPKDMVQAQVIYDEVVITDRVFKGLDTNRDGWLTVEEVNNLQVETIERLMPNKYLEAVMTFGRCEAYNNTATGVHTFTCANT from the exons ATGCTGTACGTAcctcctgttgttgttgtacttTTGGTATCGTTAACTGTCCCTTGCATCACGAAGAGCCCACCGGGACACTTACAGCCGCTTGGACAGCACCAGCCTCCCCTAGGCCAG ATTGCATCGTTGGACACCATACCGTCCCCGGAAGACTTCTACCACAACCACGTCCTCCCGGCCCGACCAGTGGTGTTGTCGGGAGCCGCGCGGCTGTCCCCCGCCTACCATCGATGGACGGATCGGTACCTGAACGATCAGCACGCGGATGCAGTG GCTGAAGTTGATAACTCCAAAAAGGAGAACACGGAGAGTCATAGAGAACCGATGCGTTTGGATGCGTTCTTGCAGCAGTATAACCAATCAGAGATGTACTTACTGGACCGACTGCCAAAG ACCATGATGGAGGAAGTGTACCTCCCCCCGTGCCTCTCCTGTGGTGGTTTCACCCGACATCTTCACGACTTTCGCCTGTGGATGTCGAGCGGAGGCACCAAGTCCACCTTCCACATGGACAACATGGAGAACATCATCTGTATGTACAGTGGGAGGAAGGACTGGTTCCTGGTGGACAGGGAGGTGGGGAGATACACACTTCACCATCACACGGATGGCACAGAAGACCTGGCAGTTGATGTGGAAAG AGTGGACATGTACAGGTATCCAGGCCTGCGTACCATTCCCTGGTGGTCAGCACGTATCGAGCGTGGCGACTGCCTCTACCTACCGCACGGTTGGCTGCATTACGTACAGTCCTACGATAGGAACGTTGCGGTCAATGTCTGGTGGACACCCATTCCCGCCTTTGACTATTCTGATTGCTCTGCAAGAGAACACCAGGCACCTACACGGCTTAGTGCATTGGAGTTAAGGCCAGGAGAACAGATAAG GTATGTCATCAGAGTGTACCTTGATGAATATGGCGGCAGGCTGCCTAAAGACATGGTGCAGGCCCAGGTTATCTACGATGAGGTGGTCATCACAGACCGGGTGTTTAAAGGCCTGGATACCAACAGGGATGGCTGGCTGACTGTGGAAGAAGTGAACAACTTACAG GTGGAGACGATAGAACGATTGATGCCGAACAAGTATTTAGAGGCAGTTATGACATTTGGAAGATGCGAGGCCTACAACAACACTGCAACAGGAGTTCACACCTTCACATGTGCAAATACTT GA
- the LOC118405746 gene encoding microspherule protein 1-like, whose translation MSDHSMSTPSQSQHTSSLDQSGDTLSLSSSLNDSTSLSISMSSDLSKISTPGSTPVTPGTSKMTPPLPRSTPVSSQLTKRRSSSRSIKRKKFDDELVESSLVKTTKVPARPTTSTLPATHTPHSHVITVQPEKKKVKVSKSSQKRAKKPKPIPVTKDLGRWKPQDDLLLINAVQQTCDLKSVHLGVKFSCNFTQKEVEERWYALLYDPTISKLAVQAMRNLHPDVVAAINAKALYSKEEESLLAKVTSTSQPTVDVFADLLQKHPDVFHLSRTPKVLHTHWLQMKQYHLLADQTVQPLPRGDHILNFSDAEDMINDEELKETKDEVLEHELAISDRRQKREIRFLEQEIPKWQVLVDAVTGISPPDFDNQTLAVLRGRLVRYLMRSREITLGRSTKDNTIDVDLSLEGPAWKISRRQGVIKLKNNGDFFIMNEGKRPIYIDGKPVLNGQKWKLNNNSVVEISCLRFIFLINQDLINVIRAEAAKMTQ comes from the exons ATGTCGGACCACTCCATGTCGACTCCCAGCCAATCGCAGCACACCAGCAGTCTGGACCAATCAGGCGACACGTTGAGCCTGAGCAGCTCCCTGAACGACAGCACAAGTCTGTCCATCTCCATGTCTTCTGACTTGTCCAAAATATCCACTCCAG GTAGCACACCTGTAACTCCAGGTACGTCTAAGATGACTCCGCCCCTCCCGAGGTCCACGCCCGTCTCCTCCCAGCTCACCAAGCGCCGCAGTTCCTCCCGCTCCATCAAAAGAAAGAAGTTCGATGACGAGCTCGTCGAGAGCAGCCTGGTGAAGACCACCAAGGTTCCCGCCCGCCCGACGACGTCTACGTTACCGGCAACACACACCCCACACTCCCATGTCATCACAGTCCAGCCGGAGAAGAAAAAGGTCAAG GTTTCAAAATCATCACAGAAAAGGGCCAAGAAGCCTAAG CCAATCCCAGTAACTAAAGACCTGGGCAGGTGGAAACCACAGGATGATCTGCTTCTCATCAATGCAGTGCAACAG ACATGTGACCTGAAGTCAGTCCACCTGGGAGTGAAGTTCTCCTGTAACTTTACCCAGAAGGAGGTAGAAGAGAGGTGGTATGCACTGCTGTATGACCCAACTATATCCAA ACTTGCAGTCCAGGCCATGAGAAACCTCCACCCAGACGTGGTAGCAGCCATCAATGCTAAGGCACTCTACAGTAAAGAAGAGGAGAGTCTCCTGGCTAAAGTTACTTCa ACCAGCCAGCCCACAGTGGACGTATTTGCAGACCTCCTACAGAAACATCCTGACGTGTTTCACCTCAGCAGAACTCCCAAGGTGCTCCACACACACTGGCTCCAGATGAAACAGTACCACTTATTGGCTGATCAAACAG TTCAGCCCCTGCCCCGTGGGGACCACATCCTCAACTTCTCCGATGCTGAGGACATGATCAACGACGAGGAACTCAAGGAAACGAAAGACGAAGTTCTGGAACATG AGTTGGCGATCTCGGACAGGAGACAGAAGAGAGAGATCAGGTTCCTGGAGCAGGAGATTCCCAAGTGGCAGGTGCTGGTGGATGCTGTCACAG GTATCAGCCCACCAGACTTTGACAACCAGACGTTGGCTGTCCTGAGAGGGAGACTGGTACGATACCTCATGAGGTCAAGAGAG ATAACACTAGGAAGATCTACAAAAGACAACACCATAGACGTCGACCTGTCCCTCGAGGGCCCGGCCTGGAAGATCTCCAGAAGACAGGGTGTCATCAAACTGAAGAACAACGGGGATTTCTTCATCATGAACGAGGGGAAACGGCCCATCTATATCGATGGGAAACCTGTTCTTAACGGGCAGAAGTGGAAACTCAACAATAACTCTGTAGTAGAG atCTCATGTTTGCGGTTTATCTTCTTGATCAACCAAGACTTGATCAACGTGATCCGAGCAGAGGCTGCCAAAATGACTCAgtga